Proteins co-encoded in one Arachis hypogaea cultivar Tifrunner chromosome 11, arahy.Tifrunner.gnm2.J5K5, whole genome shotgun sequence genomic window:
- the LOC112720570 gene encoding uncharacterized protein isoform X1, with protein sequence MESSSPSWLHDLQEMEDDYNNFFPKEYSMNNSIDDYDEDLFFAHDIGNSIMFESPSNNNNYSSVDETSFDDERPSKFLKTSTNSDNNSYYSSLSPNFSSLSSSSSSSSSITSFQPQILCFDNSNSSLNNNDNTTQLYDLDYTTLNTKTKLKEVVNGSSKNQNLVTKSSSNGSKRSPSNAQDHIIAERKRREKISQSFIALAALVPGLKKIDKVTVLENAIKYVKDLKTRLTTLEQENNEKIKEIAEEPSVIVLNKRSPHDNESDDESVIVDDASNHDSSSLLHQVEARVSGQQVLIRIHCQKHKGILVKLLSEIQGHNLLVLNSSALPFGDSILDITVITRDISSEKVIGTAKAYGGPYALNVESVRPEFAQAASIITLPKPEMKEINLWNFRWAKGTI encoded by the exons ATGGAATCGTCATCACCTAGCTGGTTACATGATCTG CAGGAAATGGAAGATGATTACAACAATTTCTTTCCGAAAGAGTACAGCATGAACAACTCGATTGATGATTACGATGAAGATTTATTTTTCGCACATGACATAGGGAATTCTATAATGTTCGAGTCAccaagcaataataataattactcttCCGTTGATGAAACTAGTTTTGATGATGAGAGGCCTTCTAAGTTTCTCAAAACAAGTACCAATAGTGATAATAATTCTTATTATTCATCATTATCACCAAATTTTTCTTccctctcatcatcatcatcatcatcatcatcaataacaTCATTTCAGCCACAAATTCTGTGCTTTGACAACTCAAACTCCTCTctcaataataatgataataccaCCCAGCTTTATGATTTAGATTACACCACCTTGAACACAAAGACAAAACTAAAAGAGGTGGTGAATGGGTCATCAAAAAATCAAAACCTGGTCACAAAATCCTCATCAAATGGTTCTAAGAGGTCACCATCTAACGCTCAGGATCATATCATagctgagaggaagagaagagagaagatcaGCCAGAGTTTCATTGCTCTTGCAGCTCTTGTTCCTGGCCTCAAgaag ATAGATAAAGTTACTGTGTTAGAGAATGCAATCAAGTACGTGAAGGATCTCAAAACTCGTCTTACAACACTAGAACAAGAAAACAAtgagaaaataaaggaaatagcaGAAGAGCCTTCTGTGATTGTTCTTAACAAAAGGTCGCCACATGATAATGAGAGTGACGATGAGAGCGTTATTGTTGATGATGCTTCTAATCATGATTCTTCTTCACTTCTCCATCAAGTGGAAGCAAGAGTATCAGGGCAACAGGTTTTGATTCGGATTCATTGTCAAAAGCATAAGGGTATTTTGGTTAAATTACTTTCTGAGATTCAAGGACATAACCTACTTGTTTTGAATAGCAGTGCGTTGCCTTTTGGAGATTCGATTCTTGATATAACTGTCATTACCCGG GATATCAGCTCGGAGAAGGTGATTGGCACAGCTAAGGCATATGGAGGGCCTTATGCACTGAATGTTGAATCAGTAAGACCTGAATTTGCACAAGCAGCAAGCATCATCACTTTACCTAAACCTGAAATGAAGGAAATAAATCTCTGGAACTTTCG ATGGGCGAAGGGTACAATTTGA
- the LOC112720570 gene encoding transcription factor NAI1 isoform X3, which translates to MESSSPSWLHDLQEMEDDYNNFFPKEYSMNNSIDDYDEDLFFAHDIGNSIMFESPSNNNNYSSVDETSFDDERPSKFLKTSTNSDNNSYYSSLSPNFSSLSSSSSSSSSITSFQPQILCFDNSNSSLNNNDNTTQLYDLDYTTLNTKTKLKEVVNGSSKNQNLVTKSSSNGSKRSPSNAQDHIIAERKRREKISQSFIALAALVPGLKKIDKVTVLENAIKYVKDLKTRLTTLEQENNEKIKEIAEEPSVIVLNKRSPHDNESDDESVIVDDASNHDSSSLLHQVEARVSGQQVLIRIHCQKHKGILVKLLSEIQGHNLLVLNSSALPFGDSILDITVITRMGEGYNLTVKELVKSIRVETLKFILS; encoded by the exons ATGGAATCGTCATCACCTAGCTGGTTACATGATCTG CAGGAAATGGAAGATGATTACAACAATTTCTTTCCGAAAGAGTACAGCATGAACAACTCGATTGATGATTACGATGAAGATTTATTTTTCGCACATGACATAGGGAATTCTATAATGTTCGAGTCAccaagcaataataataattactcttCCGTTGATGAAACTAGTTTTGATGATGAGAGGCCTTCTAAGTTTCTCAAAACAAGTACCAATAGTGATAATAATTCTTATTATTCATCATTATCACCAAATTTTTCTTccctctcatcatcatcatcatcatcatcatcaataacaTCATTTCAGCCACAAATTCTGTGCTTTGACAACTCAAACTCCTCTctcaataataatgataataccaCCCAGCTTTATGATTTAGATTACACCACCTTGAACACAAAGACAAAACTAAAAGAGGTGGTGAATGGGTCATCAAAAAATCAAAACCTGGTCACAAAATCCTCATCAAATGGTTCTAAGAGGTCACCATCTAACGCTCAGGATCATATCATagctgagaggaagagaagagagaagatcaGCCAGAGTTTCATTGCTCTTGCAGCTCTTGTTCCTGGCCTCAAgaag ATAGATAAAGTTACTGTGTTAGAGAATGCAATCAAGTACGTGAAGGATCTCAAAACTCGTCTTACAACACTAGAACAAGAAAACAAtgagaaaataaaggaaatagcaGAAGAGCCTTCTGTGATTGTTCTTAACAAAAGGTCGCCACATGATAATGAGAGTGACGATGAGAGCGTTATTGTTGATGATGCTTCTAATCATGATTCTTCTTCACTTCTCCATCAAGTGGAAGCAAGAGTATCAGGGCAACAGGTTTTGATTCGGATTCATTGTCAAAAGCATAAGGGTATTTTGGTTAAATTACTTTCTGAGATTCAAGGACATAACCTACTTGTTTTGAATAGCAGTGCGTTGCCTTTTGGAGATTCGATTCTTGATATAACTGTCATTACCCGG ATGGGCGAAGGGTACAATTTGACCGTTAAGGAACTTGTCAAGAGCATACGCGTGGAAACATTGAAGTTCATCTTGTCATAA
- the LOC112720570 gene encoding uncharacterized protein isoform X2 — protein sequence MESSSPSWLHDLEMEDDYNNFFPKEYSMNNSIDDYDEDLFFAHDIGNSIMFESPSNNNNYSSVDETSFDDERPSKFLKTSTNSDNNSYYSSLSPNFSSLSSSSSSSSSITSFQPQILCFDNSNSSLNNNDNTTQLYDLDYTTLNTKTKLKEVVNGSSKNQNLVTKSSSNGSKRSPSNAQDHIIAERKRREKISQSFIALAALVPGLKKIDKVTVLENAIKYVKDLKTRLTTLEQENNEKIKEIAEEPSVIVLNKRSPHDNESDDESVIVDDASNHDSSSLLHQVEARVSGQQVLIRIHCQKHKGILVKLLSEIQGHNLLVLNSSALPFGDSILDITVITRDISSEKVIGTAKAYGGPYALNVESVRPEFAQAASIITLPKPEMKEINLWNFRWAKGTI from the exons ATGGAATCGTCATCACCTAGCTGGTTACATGATCTG GAAATGGAAGATGATTACAACAATTTCTTTCCGAAAGAGTACAGCATGAACAACTCGATTGATGATTACGATGAAGATTTATTTTTCGCACATGACATAGGGAATTCTATAATGTTCGAGTCAccaagcaataataataattactcttCCGTTGATGAAACTAGTTTTGATGATGAGAGGCCTTCTAAGTTTCTCAAAACAAGTACCAATAGTGATAATAATTCTTATTATTCATCATTATCACCAAATTTTTCTTccctctcatcatcatcatcatcatcatcatcaataacaTCATTTCAGCCACAAATTCTGTGCTTTGACAACTCAAACTCCTCTctcaataataatgataataccaCCCAGCTTTATGATTTAGATTACACCACCTTGAACACAAAGACAAAACTAAAAGAGGTGGTGAATGGGTCATCAAAAAATCAAAACCTGGTCACAAAATCCTCATCAAATGGTTCTAAGAGGTCACCATCTAACGCTCAGGATCATATCATagctgagaggaagagaagagagaagatcaGCCAGAGTTTCATTGCTCTTGCAGCTCTTGTTCCTGGCCTCAAgaag ATAGATAAAGTTACTGTGTTAGAGAATGCAATCAAGTACGTGAAGGATCTCAAAACTCGTCTTACAACACTAGAACAAGAAAACAAtgagaaaataaaggaaatagcaGAAGAGCCTTCTGTGATTGTTCTTAACAAAAGGTCGCCACATGATAATGAGAGTGACGATGAGAGCGTTATTGTTGATGATGCTTCTAATCATGATTCTTCTTCACTTCTCCATCAAGTGGAAGCAAGAGTATCAGGGCAACAGGTTTTGATTCGGATTCATTGTCAAAAGCATAAGGGTATTTTGGTTAAATTACTTTCTGAGATTCAAGGACATAACCTACTTGTTTTGAATAGCAGTGCGTTGCCTTTTGGAGATTCGATTCTTGATATAACTGTCATTACCCGG GATATCAGCTCGGAGAAGGTGATTGGCACAGCTAAGGCATATGGAGGGCCTTATGCACTGAATGTTGAATCAGTAAGACCTGAATTTGCACAAGCAGCAAGCATCATCACTTTACCTAAACCTGAAATGAAGGAAATAAATCTCTGGAACTTTCG ATGGGCGAAGGGTACAATTTGA
- the LOC112720570 gene encoding uncharacterized protein isoform X4, whose amino-acid sequence MESSSPSWLHDLQEMEDDYNNFFPKEYSMNNSIDDYDEDLFFAHDIGNSIMFESPSNNNNYSSVDETSFDDERPSKFLKTSTNSDNNSYYSSLSPNFSSLSSSSSSSSSITSFQPQILCFDNSNSSLNNNDNTTQLYDLDYTTLNTKTKLKEVVNGSSKNQNLVTKSSSNGSKRSPSNAQDHIIAERKRREKISQSFIALAALVPGLKKIDKVTVLENAIKYVKDLKTRLTTLEQENNEKIKEIAEEPSVIVLNKRSPHDNESDDESVIVDDASNHDSSSLLHQVEARVSGQQCVAFWRFDS is encoded by the exons ATGGAATCGTCATCACCTAGCTGGTTACATGATCTG CAGGAAATGGAAGATGATTACAACAATTTCTTTCCGAAAGAGTACAGCATGAACAACTCGATTGATGATTACGATGAAGATTTATTTTTCGCACATGACATAGGGAATTCTATAATGTTCGAGTCAccaagcaataataataattactcttCCGTTGATGAAACTAGTTTTGATGATGAGAGGCCTTCTAAGTTTCTCAAAACAAGTACCAATAGTGATAATAATTCTTATTATTCATCATTATCACCAAATTTTTCTTccctctcatcatcatcatcatcatcatcatcaataacaTCATTTCAGCCACAAATTCTGTGCTTTGACAACTCAAACTCCTCTctcaataataatgataataccaCCCAGCTTTATGATTTAGATTACACCACCTTGAACACAAAGACAAAACTAAAAGAGGTGGTGAATGGGTCATCAAAAAATCAAAACCTGGTCACAAAATCCTCATCAAATGGTTCTAAGAGGTCACCATCTAACGCTCAGGATCATATCATagctgagaggaagagaagagagaagatcaGCCAGAGTTTCATTGCTCTTGCAGCTCTTGTTCCTGGCCTCAAgaag ATAGATAAAGTTACTGTGTTAGAGAATGCAATCAAGTACGTGAAGGATCTCAAAACTCGTCTTACAACACTAGAACAAGAAAACAAtgagaaaataaaggaaatagcaGAAGAGCCTTCTGTGATTGTTCTTAACAAAAGGTCGCCACATGATAATGAGAGTGACGATGAGAGCGTTATTGTTGATGATGCTTCTAATCATGATTCTTCTTCACTTCTCCATCAAGTGGAAGCAAGAGTATCAGGGCAACAG TGCGTTGCCTTTTGGAGATTCGATTCTTGA